The following proteins are co-located in the Chryseobacterium daecheongense genome:
- a CDS encoding GNAT family N-acetyltransferase: MRIETNRLILRNIEETDVEDILRIRSNEEINRYILRNSPKTNYDALDFILTIKRNTQNNETVYLGISYKDQPNLIGTICLWNFSEDRKIAEVGYELLPDYHRQGIMSEALDAVLHFGFNELNLQEIIATTHQDNNSSKTLLLKYNFVLEQDKKDEDFPEGIIFSLKK, from the coding sequence ATGAGAATAGAAACCAATCGTTTGATTTTAAGAAATATTGAAGAAACCGATGTTGAAGACATTCTTAGGATCCGTAGCAATGAAGAAATCAACAGATACATCTTGCGTAATTCACCAAAAACGAATTATGATGCACTGGATTTTATTTTAACGATAAAAAGAAATACCCAAAATAACGAAACTGTATATCTGGGTATTTCATATAAAGATCAACCCAACCTTATCGGAACGATATGTTTGTGGAATTTTTCTGAAGACAGAAAGATAGCAGAAGTAGGCTATGAGCTCTTGCCGGACTACCACAGACAGGGAATTATGTCTGAAGCATTGGATGCTGTTTTACATTTTGGTTTTAATGAATTAAATTTGCAGGAGATTATAGCTACTACCCATCAAGATAATAATAGTTCAAAAACCTTGCTTTTAAAATATAATTTTGTTTTAGAACAGGATAAAAAAGATGAAGACTTTCCTGAGGGAATTATTTTTAGCTTAAAGAAATAA
- a CDS encoding acyl-CoA thioesterase — MTTEERIQASETRIFKAVFPNTTNHYDTLFGGTAMQLMDEVAFITATRFARKRVVTVSSDKIDFKKPIPAGTIVELIGTVSHVGTTSMKVNVEIYTEQMYSYERERAIVGDFTFVAIDEFKKPVQIL; from the coding sequence ATGACTACAGAAGAAAGAATTCAAGCATCTGAAACCAGAATCTTTAAAGCGGTTTTCCCCAACACAACCAATCATTACGATACCCTTTTTGGTGGTACAGCGATGCAATTGATGGATGAAGTGGCATTTATTACCGCTACCCGCTTTGCAAGAAAACGAGTGGTAACTGTAAGCAGCGACAAAATTGATTTTAAAAAGCCTATTCCTGCAGGAACTATTGTAGAATTGATAGGAACAGTTTCCCATGTCGGGACTACCAGTATGAAGGTAAACGTAGAAATTTATACAGAACAGATGTATTCGTATGAAAGAGAAAGAGCTATTGTAGGAGATTTCACTTTCGTAGCTATAGACGAATTTAAAAAGCCTGTACAGATACTATAA
- a CDS encoding hotdog fold thioesterase: MKDMTKEELLNFLNNWGEETLAKALEIKFIDIDQENEVLTATMPVLPRVHQPFGILHGGASCVLAETLGSSLSNIFIDGEKYYGVGTNINSNHLRSKKDGIITGTARFIRKGKTMHVSEIEIRDEKGQLINHTTMTNNIINR, encoded by the coding sequence ATGAAAGATATGACCAAAGAGGAGTTATTGAACTTTCTTAACAACTGGGGTGAAGAAACCTTAGCAAAAGCACTTGAAATAAAATTTATCGATATTGATCAGGAAAACGAAGTCCTTACGGCAACAATGCCGGTTTTACCCAGAGTACATCAGCCATTTGGAATTCTCCACGGAGGAGCAAGTTGTGTATTAGCGGAAACGTTGGGTTCAAGCCTGTCCAATATTTTTATCGACGGTGAGAAATACTATGGTGTCGGTACCAACATCAACTCCAACCACTTAAGAAGCAAAAAAGATGGAATTATTACCGGTACGGCACGTTTCATAAGAAAAGGAAAAACAATGCATGTTTCTGAAATTGAGATCCGTGACGAAAAAGGACAACTGATCAACCACACCACAATGACCAATAACATCATCAACCGGTAA
- a CDS encoding 1-acyl-sn-glycerol-3-phosphate acyltransferase — MKKLIGKIMLKLMGWKVVLQGDVDSLNRCILVVAPHTHNMEYILGNFAYWSLEKPLKIIIKDAHTKGWYGGIVKGLGGIGIDRSQKNDLVNFVAKQFAKEDFSLVITPEGTRSWVPKWRKGFYHMALAAKVPIVLAAGDFKRKIIYLGYTIPYERIASAPFSEIMDEIQNYYIKNDIVPKVPANWNPNIMGTENGAQS, encoded by the coding sequence ATGAAAAAACTAATCGGCAAAATAATGTTGAAACTGATGGGTTGGAAAGTCGTGCTTCAGGGCGACGTTGACAGCCTTAACAGGTGTATTCTTGTAGTAGCACCTCATACCCATAACATGGAATACATTTTAGGGAATTTTGCTTATTGGTCTTTGGAAAAGCCATTGAAGATAATCATTAAAGATGCTCATACCAAAGGATGGTATGGCGGAATCGTGAAAGGTCTGGGAGGAATTGGTATCGACAGAAGTCAGAAAAATGATCTTGTTAATTTTGTTGCCAAGCAATTTGCAAAGGAAGATTTCAGTTTGGTTATTACTCCCGAGGGAACCAGAAGTTGGGTTCCGAAATGGAGAAAAGGTTTTTACCATATGGCTTTAGCTGCAAAAGTTCCTATTGTTCTGGCTGCCGGGGATTTTAAAAGGAAGATTATTTATCTCGGATATACGATCCCTTATGAAAGAATTGCTTCGGCTCCTTTTTCAGAAATTATGGATGAGATCCAGAATTATTATATAAAAAATGATATTGTCCCGAAAGTTCCTGCCAACTGGAATCCCAATATCATGGGAACAGAAAATGGAGCACAATCATAA
- a CDS encoding HD domain-containing protein, translating to MKIQKEIDFILAVDALKNVQRRNYNADDSRRENTAEHSWQIIILAQVLFPYAKNRADIDLLRVIRMLSIHDLVEIEAGDTFLFDEKAMVGKFEREKLSAQKIFGILDEPLRSEFFNLWLEFEEEQTPDAIFACAIDRIMPFILNSHTSGKSWTEAKVTESQIRNMLENAISRASDEMGEAFQFLLSKSLETEKVLR from the coding sequence ATGAAAATACAAAAGGAAATTGATTTTATCCTTGCTGTAGATGCATTAAAAAATGTACAGAGAAGGAATTATAATGCGGATGATTCAAGAAGAGAAAATACTGCTGAACACTCATGGCAGATCATTATTTTAGCACAGGTACTTTTCCCCTATGCTAAAAACAGGGCTGATATCGATCTGTTAAGGGTGATACGGATGCTTTCTATCCACGATCTGGTAGAAATTGAAGCTGGAGATACATTTTTATTTGACGAAAAAGCCATGGTGGGCAAATTTGAAAGAGAAAAATTGTCTGCCCAGAAAATTTTCGGGATTCTGGATGAACCATTGCGTTCGGAATTCTTTAATTTGTGGTTGGAATTTGAAGAAGAGCAAACCCCTGATGCTATTTTTGCCTGTGCAATAGACAGGATCATGCCGTTTATTCTGAATTCGCATACTTCAGGAAAAAGCTGGACAGAAGCTAAGGTAACAGAAAGCCAGATCAGGAATATGCTGGAAAATGCCATCAGCCGGGCTTCTGATGAAATGGGAGAAGCATTCCAGTTTTTACTTAGTAAAAGTTTAGAAACAGAAAAAGTTTTAAGATAA
- a CDS encoding PspC domain-containing protein, translating into MNKTLSIGLAGFSFTIEEHAYIKLSDYLNALRSSLDASEADEVMHDIEIRMVEIFRDSLGKREVINDTDVEGVIAQIGTPEKIEEQEEAYYSEKNSKRTSHSGAEYSDKRQLFRDPERQKIAGVCAGLAHYVGMDITAMRAIWLGVFILGIFTAAISSSLIALLYIILWIVLPKAETAADFLKMKGKPMNFDNLKNESNKLVQFANESTQRVGEIYIENKPYINNAGSGIWNVVRYVLGGIFALISFSCLIGVFVVFGFMGTNDFPPINEMNFYFDNDGMKYTIMAMIILGSLIPALLFALLSIKLISPKTKLRNTGWVLGALFLGLIALSTYFGVSMARKDMFLKGHKEDTEEVSINTTSDSVYVDLKQIVIPQNFLGYDDDLYSDKVNVFKKNWIHVDVTRKADIKTPYLIIKKEARGYNIPLNVSVPVEVVNNKVILPNYIKYPYEHRFRDYSIEYELVVPQNVVVLPIKKDGINFDGDLNGDGIDDDDENSDDDQANIRIEKNKISVNGSTIEYNSNDKDSIIINGKKVPNSKAEKIMDSVKSDIKKKGKVDIQIKDGKDEISIKTK; encoded by the coding sequence ATGAACAAGACACTCTCAATAGGACTCGCAGGTTTTTCTTTTACAATAGAGGAACACGCATACATAAAGCTAAGCGATTACCTTAATGCCCTAAGAAGCTCTCTGGATGCTTCAGAAGCAGATGAGGTAATGCATGACATAGAAATAAGAATGGTTGAAATCTTCAGAGATTCATTAGGAAAAAGAGAAGTTATCAACGATACTGATGTAGAAGGAGTAATTGCACAAATCGGAACACCGGAAAAAATCGAAGAACAGGAAGAAGCATATTATTCAGAGAAAAACTCTAAAAGAACAAGCCACTCAGGCGCTGAATATTCAGACAAAAGACAATTATTCCGTGATCCTGAAAGACAAAAGATCGCCGGTGTGTGTGCAGGTCTGGCCCATTATGTAGGAATGGATATTACTGCCATGAGAGCAATCTGGCTTGGAGTATTTATCCTGGGAATATTTACAGCTGCTATATCCTCTTCACTTATTGCATTACTTTATATTATTCTGTGGATCGTACTTCCCAAAGCAGAAACTGCTGCAGATTTTTTGAAAATGAAGGGAAAGCCTATGAACTTCGACAATCTTAAAAATGAATCGAATAAGCTGGTACAATTTGCCAACGAATCTACTCAGAGAGTCGGAGAAATATACATCGAAAACAAACCTTACATTAATAATGCAGGAAGCGGGATATGGAACGTAGTGAGATATGTTCTCGGAGGAATCTTCGCACTGATCTCTTTTTCTTGTCTGATCGGAGTATTTGTAGTCTTCGGATTTATGGGAACTAATGATTTCCCTCCTATTAACGAAATGAATTTCTATTTCGACAATGACGGAATGAAGTATACCATTATGGCCATGATCATTTTAGGAAGTTTAATTCCTGCCCTGTTATTTGCCTTATTAAGTATCAAATTAATTTCGCCTAAAACAAAATTAAGAAATACGGGTTGGGTTTTGGGAGCATTATTCCTTGGATTGATCGCATTATCTACTTATTTCGGAGTGAGCATGGCAAGAAAAGACATGTTTCTAAAAGGCCACAAAGAAGACACAGAAGAGGTATCTATCAATACGACATCAGACAGTGTTTATGTAGATCTTAAGCAAATTGTTATTCCACAAAACTTCCTTGGATATGACGATGACCTTTACTCAGATAAAGTAAACGTTTTCAAAAAGAACTGGATCCATGTTGACGTAACAAGAAAAGCCGATATAAAAACCCCTTACTTAATCATTAAAAAAGAAGCAAGAGGATATAATATCCCGTTAAACGTAAGTGTTCCTGTAGAAGTTGTAAACAACAAGGTGATACTCCCTAATTATATCAAATATCCATATGAACATCGTTTCAGAGATTACAGTATAGAATATGAGCTTGTAGTTCCACAGAATGTAGTGGTACTTCCAATCAAAAAAGACGGAATTAATTTCGACGGGGACCTGAACGGTGACGGAATAGATGACGATGATGAAAATTCTGATGATGATCAGGCAAATATCAGAATCGAGAAAAATAAGATCTCCGTTAATGGTTCTACTATAGAGTACAACTCCAATGATAAGGATAGCATCATTATCAACGGAAAAAAAGTTCCAAACTCTAAAGCAGAAAAGATAATGGATTCCGTAAAGTCTGACATCAAGAAAAAAGGTAAAGTAGACATCCAGATCAAGGATGGAAAAGACGAAATTTCCATAAAAACCAAATAA
- a CDS encoding chorismate-binding protein: protein MIYFKFPFNEKLYTTNKESLKNSVTVYPFHNSGHLRFKGDIIEVKAEDFHNRTITEFSLPSDPDGYTGETKDEYLDKLGKVIKVIRENNLPKLVLSRRKIIKNFSEINVKESFKNLCNAYPNAFRYVFVNGENSWMGAFSEVLGKFDKVTHTFETMSLAGTLPVSETWSEKEIEEQKPVSNYIQDIFEKYAILGHIERSATYDHISGNIKHLRTDFKAKIKPEDVDHIIKELHPTPAVCGIPKDFCRDKIEEYEKFPREFYAGYIKIETEETIQYFVNLRCAKLYSNSVHLFVGGGITAQSNPEKEWQETELKSEAVLKNLMIS, encoded by the coding sequence ATGATTTACTTCAAATTTCCTTTTAACGAAAAGCTATATACCACCAATAAAGAATCTTTAAAGAATTCAGTAACCGTTTATCCATTTCATAACTCAGGCCATCTCCGTTTCAAAGGTGATATCATCGAAGTCAAAGCAGAAGATTTTCATAATCGTACAATCACAGAATTTTCTTTACCCAGCGATCCCGATGGTTATACCGGCGAAACTAAAGATGAGTATCTGGATAAGCTGGGCAAAGTCATTAAAGTAATCAGAGAAAACAATCTGCCAAAACTTGTTCTTTCGAGAAGAAAAATTATTAAAAACTTTTCTGAAATCAATGTAAAGGAAAGTTTTAAAAATCTATGCAATGCTTATCCCAATGCTTTCAGATATGTTTTTGTGAATGGAGAGAATTCCTGGATGGGAGCTTTTTCAGAGGTATTAGGAAAGTTTGATAAAGTTACCCATACTTTTGAAACCATGAGCCTGGCAGGCACACTACCCGTATCTGAAACCTGGTCCGAAAAAGAAATTGAGGAACAAAAACCGGTTTCAAACTATATTCAGGATATTTTTGAGAAGTATGCCATATTGGGTCATATAGAAAGATCTGCAACATATGATCATATTTCAGGAAATATTAAACATCTCAGAACGGATTTTAAAGCAAAGATCAAACCTGAAGATGTAGACCATATCATTAAAGAGCTACATCCTACTCCTGCCGTTTGTGGAATCCCTAAAGACTTCTGCAGGGATAAGATCGAAGAATATGAAAAATTCCCCCGTGAATTTTATGCCGGGTATATCAAAATCGAGACTGAAGAAACCATACAGTATTTTGTGAATTTAAGATGTGCAAAACTTTATAGTAACTCAGTGCATTTATTTGTAGGGGGTGGAATTACGGCACAAAGCAATCCTGAAAAAGAATGGCAGGAAACAGAACTAAAATCTGAAGCTGTTTTAAAAAATCTGATGATTTCTTAA
- a CDS encoding FG-GAP repeat protein yields MNSSVILIIFIVLGSFCSGQQHFEIKDGSLLYNAEITVQDCDADKCSGNGTIILKDKRTSRTLQEFTSDDLYFYLGKDQQPSVNVIQLYDEQSPLIFKDFNFDGFEDIAIRNGNESSYGGPSYDVYVYNTTRKQFVISEELTDLARENLGMFQTDPKRKRLITFSKSGCCWHLTTEYRVLPGKGLDKIFELEEDAMNGESVKVTRREKIKNKWIIKTKRYPIKEYYKE; encoded by the coding sequence TTGAATAGTTCTGTAATCTTGATCATCTTTATTGTTTTAGGATCTTTTTGCTCCGGTCAGCAGCATTTTGAAATTAAAGATGGATCCTTATTGTATAATGCGGAGATCACTGTTCAGGATTGTGATGCTGATAAATGTAGTGGAAATGGTACAATTATACTGAAAGATAAAAGGACCTCGCGGACTTTACAGGAGTTCACTTCTGATGATCTTTATTTTTACCTTGGTAAGGATCAACAACCTAGTGTTAATGTTATTCAGCTTTATGATGAACAGAGCCCGCTGATATTTAAAGATTTTAACTTTGACGGTTTTGAAGATATTGCTATCCGAAATGGTAATGAAAGCAGCTATGGTGGTCCTTCCTATGATGTATATGTCTATAATACGACAAGAAAGCAATTCGTGATCAGTGAGGAATTAACTGATCTTGCCCGCGAAAATCTGGGAATGTTTCAGACAGATCCAAAAAGGAAAAGACTCATAACTTTTTCTAAATCCGGTTGTTGCTGGCATTTAACCACAGAATACAGGGTGCTGCCCGGAAAAGGGCTTGATAAGATCTTTGAACTGGAGGAAGATGCCATGAATGGTGAATCTGTAAAAGTAACCCGACGCGAAAAGATTAAAAATAAATGGATCATAAAAACAAAGAGATATCCAATCAAAGAATATTATAAAGAATAG
- a CDS encoding DNA mismatch repair protein MutS: protein MYINKEDLDELEFPQLLAEISPFAYSPKTREKILQLRPMEIDEAELSLKKTSEYLSSFESSNAIPFDEYEDIEAELKLMLIENYRLENSAFIKIKTLTEQIGKLQKFFPTMPDTFPNLLENVSVLEFKKEIIDKVDKVFNRFGEVKSEASPVLKILRTEIQHAKKAIQENFNRALFNYGQSDFLDDIRESIIEDQRVLAVKSAYKKRVSGRVLGLSKTGSITYIQPDSVVSHYFKLKEAEEEEKKEIDKILRKLTAELAEFQPQLWRYQKYIFDLDLTRAKAKFAELIHGVLPKINRHKTLRLREAFHPLLWLRNKAENKTIHPQTLSLTEHNRIICISGPNAGGKSITLKTVGLLQLMIQSGILVPTHPKSEMFFFDKIMTDIGDNQSIENHLSTYSSRLKKMSGIIRESDANTLLLIDEFGTGSDPELGGALAESFLEFFYDKKSFAIITTHYTNIKLVIEQLPNAENAAMLFNEETLEPMYKLEVGQAGSSFTFEVAEKNKIPRFIIHSAKKKVEHDIVNLDKTIVKLQQEKFEVEKLKTDLAERKESVEDKRDNLQKLNEQLQQKLFNFQKLYEEEHRKLQFGNKIESFIESYVKGKSRKDVVKDFVKILEQEKFRKIGADKDETKRLQIVKRKITQQLKKEEVIEKIAETNEKIEEKRKTDREIWMKVGQRVRITGSTSVGTIEKISRNKVIVNYGTFKTTIDADELERI, encoded by the coding sequence GTGTATATAAATAAAGAAGATTTAGACGAATTAGAATTTCCGCAATTGCTCGCGGAAATTTCTCCTTTTGCGTATTCTCCGAAAACGAGAGAAAAAATTCTTCAACTTCGTCCTATGGAAATCGACGAAGCAGAGCTTTCTTTGAAAAAAACTTCGGAATATCTTTCAAGTTTTGAAAGTTCAAATGCTATCCCATTCGATGAATATGAAGATATTGAAGCGGAACTGAAATTAATGCTGATTGAGAACTATCGACTGGAAAACAGCGCATTCATCAAGATAAAAACACTCACGGAACAAATCGGAAAGCTACAAAAGTTCTTTCCCACCATGCCGGATACTTTTCCCAATCTTCTGGAAAATGTTTCAGTTCTTGAATTTAAAAAAGAGATCATTGATAAGGTTGATAAAGTCTTCAACCGTTTTGGAGAGGTAAAAAGCGAAGCTTCACCCGTTCTAAAAATATTACGGACAGAGATTCAGCATGCCAAAAAAGCAATTCAGGAAAATTTCAACCGTGCCTTGTTCAATTATGGGCAAAGTGATTTTCTGGATGACATCCGTGAGAGTATTATAGAGGACCAAAGAGTTTTAGCAGTAAAATCTGCGTATAAAAAAAGGGTTTCCGGAAGAGTCTTGGGACTTTCAAAAACAGGATCCATTACCTATATACAGCCGGACAGCGTAGTCAGCCACTATTTTAAATTGAAGGAAGCTGAAGAGGAGGAAAAGAAAGAAATTGATAAGATCCTGAGGAAACTTACAGCTGAATTAGCCGAATTTCAACCTCAGCTCTGGAGGTATCAAAAATACATTTTTGATCTTGATTTAACGAGGGCAAAAGCCAAATTTGCAGAATTAATCCATGGAGTACTGCCTAAAATCAACCGCCATAAAACCCTGAGATTAAGAGAAGCTTTTCATCCATTGTTATGGCTAAGGAATAAAGCAGAGAACAAAACGATCCACCCACAAACATTGAGTCTGACGGAACATAACAGGATCATCTGTATCTCCGGTCCCAATGCAGGGGGAAAATCAATAACCTTAAAAACGGTAGGATTACTACAGCTGATGATCCAAAGTGGAATCCTTGTTCCCACTCACCCGAAATCCGAAATGTTTTTCTTTGACAAAATCATGACGGATATTGGAGACAATCAGTCTATAGAAAACCATCTTTCGACATATTCTTCGAGATTAAAGAAAATGTCCGGAATCATCAGGGAATCAGACGCCAATACGCTCCTGTTAATTGATGAGTTTGGAACAGGTTCCGATCCGGAACTGGGAGGTGCCCTGGCAGAAAGTTTCCTTGAATTTTTCTACGACAAGAAAAGTTTCGCGATTATCACCACACACTATACCAATATCAAACTGGTGATAGAACAACTTCCTAATGCTGAAAATGCGGCGATGTTATTCAATGAAGAAACTCTGGAACCGATGTACAAGCTGGAAGTAGGCCAGGCAGGAAGTTCCTTTACTTTTGAAGTTGCCGAAAAGAATAAAATTCCGAGATTCATTATCCATTCTGCAAAGAAAAAGGTAGAACACGATATTGTAAACCTTGATAAAACCATTGTTAAGCTACAGCAGGAAAAATTTGAAGTTGAAAAGCTTAAAACAGATCTGGCTGAAAGAAAGGAATCGGTAGAAGATAAACGGGATAACCTTCAAAAGCTGAATGAACAACTTCAGCAAAAATTATTCAATTTTCAAAAGCTGTATGAAGAAGAACATCGGAAGCTTCAGTTCGGGAACAAAATCGAATCTTTTATCGAAAGCTACGTTAAGGGAAAATCCAGGAAGGATGTGGTAAAAGATTTCGTGAAGATTTTAGAACAGGAAAAATTCAGAAAAATAGGTGCTGATAAAGATGAAACCAAACGTCTTCAGATTGTAAAAAGAAAGATCACCCAGCAGCTGAAAAAAGAAGAGGTTATTGAAAAAATCGCAGAAACCAACGAAAAAATAGAAGAAAAACGCAAAACCGATCGTGAGATCTGGATGAAAGTGGGACAACGGGTGCGTATTACAGGAAGTACCAGTGTCGGCACGATTGAAAAAATTTCAAGAAATAAAGTGATTGTCAATTATGGAACCTTTAAAACGACCATTGATGCTGATGAGCTTGAAAGAATTTAA
- a CDS encoding MarC family protein, with product MEIFDQFSLKEVLTCFMVLFAVIDIIGSVPIVVSLQQKFGQIEAGRASITAGIIMMVFLFVGNKILKFIGVDVNSFAIAGAFVIFIIAIEMILGIEINKTTEAKSASIVPIAFPLVAGAGTLTTTLSLRAEFHDINIICGIILNTIFVYLVLKSAKWLEKKMGEATLAVLQKVFGIILLAISIKLFTANFAQLVQNYFNF from the coding sequence ATGGAAATTTTTGATCAGTTTTCTTTGAAAGAAGTTCTAACCTGTTTTATGGTTCTTTTTGCTGTTATTGATATTATCGGGTCGGTTCCTATTGTTGTAAGTCTTCAACAGAAATTCGGACAGATTGAAGCGGGAAGGGCATCAATTACAGCAGGGATTATCATGATGGTTTTTTTATTTGTAGGAAATAAAATCCTCAAATTCATTGGAGTGGATGTTAACTCCTTTGCCATTGCCGGGGCATTTGTCATTTTCATTATTGCTATAGAAATGATTCTGGGAATTGAAATCAATAAAACAACGGAGGCCAAGTCAGCATCTATTGTTCCTATCGCTTTTCCTCTTGTTGCAGGAGCAGGAACATTAACGACGACTTTATCCTTGAGAGCTGAATTTCATGATATTAATATTATCTGTGGAATAATTCTCAATACAATTTTCGTATATTTGGTGCTGAAATCAGCTAAGTGGCTGGAGAAGAAAATGGGAGAAGCTACATTAGCTGTTCTACAGAAAGTTTTCGGTATTATCCTTTTAGCTATTTCAATTAAATTATTTACCGCTAACTTTGCCCAATTGGTGCAAAACTATTTTAATTTTTAA
- a CDS encoding PadR family transcriptional regulator, whose amino-acid sequence MNTENTKAQMRKGILEFCILSLINHREMYVSDLIDELKKGKLDVVEGTLYPLLTRLKNGEFLSYRWEESTGGPPRKYYQITEKGKLFLGELLNTWNELTDSVNQITQKN is encoded by the coding sequence ATGAATACTGAAAATACCAAAGCGCAAATGCGAAAAGGGATTCTGGAATTCTGTATTTTAAGTCTTATCAATCATCGTGAAATGTATGTTTCCGACCTTATAGATGAACTAAAAAAAGGAAAACTGGATGTAGTAGAAGGCACACTCTACCCTCTTTTAACAAGATTAAAAAATGGTGAGTTTCTCTCTTACAGATGGGAAGAATCAACAGGAGGTCCACCGAGAAAATACTACCAGATTACAGAAAAAGGAAAGTTGTTTTTAGGTGAACTTCTCAATACCTGGAACGAATTAACAGATTCAGTAAACCAAATCACTCAAAAAAATTAA
- a CDS encoding BatD family protein, whose translation MTSVISYGQVNISVTPDKTDYSSKDIVNLTIVLELNGSEYNQQTPLRLPDLSKFNMVGSGSVSSGYMDPETNTVITQYVTRVALEPKQKGKVKIGSVLVTINNKIYKTEPFDIFVRDVEKKSVASASNDVYLNMEIEDREVYQDQPTIAVLKVYSRNIDNFRRVKNIRLPNQGNINVHAINFNRSEIDPSDYGNMASQVLAMFMIFPNEAGYVEVPSVSASLSSYASKNKILSNKVKLNVKRLPEGSPECFKNAVGNFNVSVFNATKEKVEVKKPLNVIIKVSGEGNLTDMSLPTIAESPDYEVFKPKITTKVVPGLAGIKGEILANYVVIPKKAGPISIKTEQFAFFNPTSKEYVDLGQETLSVNAFSHDQIMEARSTVERVNEYTNSLLETVNTPVLKTTTFKVKEKNKFHWNILLTNIAILLTLFVLYLLFKTWQKKRKLIKETVAVKPLGSVAETEKEIRQRLKTDVNDYFSYLENLKDSEDYQKFFQTVDELDAEVRKEYFQGSSKDFVSFLESYKGVAVAEEYRTLSQKIQIEKFSPVKSSEGMDELLIAIVNLYSKISK comes from the coding sequence TTGACTTCCGTAATTTCTTACGGACAGGTTAATATTTCCGTAACTCCTGATAAAACGGATTATAGCAGCAAGGATATTGTAAATCTCACCATCGTTCTTGAACTGAACGGGAGTGAATATAACCAGCAGACTCCACTGCGTTTACCCGACTTATCCAAATTCAATATGGTTGGGAGCGGATCTGTTAGCAGTGGCTATATGGATCCCGAAACCAATACGGTTATTACACAATACGTGACCCGGGTAGCTTTGGAGCCTAAACAAAAAGGGAAAGTAAAAATCGGTTCCGTACTGGTTACCATCAACAATAAAATCTATAAAACCGAACCGTTCGATATTTTTGTAAGGGATGTTGAGAAAAAGTCCGTAGCCAGCGCTTCAAATGACGTATATCTTAATATGGAAATTGAAGACAGGGAAGTATATCAGGATCAGCCTACCATTGCTGTATTAAAGGTTTATTCCAGAAATATTGATAATTTCAGAAGGGTAAAAAATATTCGTCTTCCCAACCAGGGAAACATCAATGTTCACGCAATTAATTTCAACAGATCTGAAATTGATCCTTCTGACTATGGAAATATGGCTTCACAGGTTTTAGCCATGTTTATGATATTCCCTAATGAAGCAGGATATGTGGAAGTTCCTTCTGTTTCAGCCTCATTAAGCAGCTATGCCAGTAAAAATAAAATACTTTCCAATAAAGTAAAACTTAATGTAAAAAGATTACCTGAAGGCTCACCGGAATGCTTTAAAAATGCAGTAGGAAACTTTAACGTGAGTGTTTTTAATGCAACTAAAGAAAAAGTTGAAGTTAAAAAACCGTTGAATGTGATCATAAAGGTTTCAGGAGAAGGGAATTTAACGGATATGAGTTTACCTACGATTGCAGAATCTCCGGACTATGAAGTTTTTAAGCCTAAGATTACAACTAAGGTAGTTCCCGGATTAGCAGGGATTAAAGGTGAAATTCTGGCAAATTATGTTGTTATTCCTAAGAAAGCAGGACCCATTTCAATTAAAACGGAACAGTTTGCATTCTTTAATCCGACAAGTAAAGAATATGTAGACCTGGGACAGGAAACATTATCGGTAAACGCTTTCTCCCATGACCAGATCATGGAAGCCCGATCTACGGTTGAAAGAGTAAATGAGTACACAAACAGTCTTTTAGAAACGGTAAATACACCAGTTCTTAAGACGACAACGTTTAAAGTTAAAGAAAAGAATAAGTTTCACTGGAACATTCTTTTAACTAACATTGCTATTCTTCTTACTTTGTTTGTTCTATATCTGTTATTCAAGACTTGGCAAAAAAAGCGTAAATTGATTAAAGAAACTGTAGCTGTAAAACCTCTGGGATCTGTAGCGGAAACAGAAAAGGAGATACGACAAAGGCTTAAAACTGATGTTAATGATTATTTCAGTTATCTGGAAAATCTTAAAGACAGTGAAGACTACCAGAAATTCTTTCAGACGGTTGATGAACTGGATGCAGAAGTAAGGAAAGAGTATTTCCAGGGCTCTTCAAAAGATTTTGTGAGTTTCCTTGAAAGCTATAAAGGGGTGGCTGTTGCTGAAGAATACAGAACTTTATCACAAAAGATCCAGATAGAAAAGTTCTCTCCTGTGAAATCATCAGAAGGAATGGATGAGCTGTTGATCGCTATTGTTAATTTGTATTCAAAGATTAGCAAATAG